TGATGGTGATTTTCTAATCTCGCAGAACAGAATGTGATACGATGAGATAGAATGCAATAGAAACAAAGACAGGGAACGGGTTACCTACTCTTAACGGGCAAAGCGAGCCCCTTTATTCTTATTCTGAATTAAAGAATTCAGAATCAATCAAATCTCCCCAAGTAGGATTCGAACCTACGACCAATCGGTTAACAGCCGACCGCTCTACCACTGAGCTACTGAGGAACAACAGGAGATTCGATCTCATAGAGTTCAATTCCCGTTCCCAACCCATGACCAATATGAGCTCGAAGCTTCCTTCGTAACTCCCGGAACTTCTTCGTAGTGGCTCCCTTACATGCCTCATTTCAGAGGGAACCTCAAAGTGGCTCTATTTCATTATATTCCATCCATATCCCAATTCCATTCATTTAATATCCCTTTGGTGTCATTGACATAACAGATGTCGTTTCTAGTCTATCTCTTTCTATTTCTTTTCTATATATGGAAAGTTCAAAAATCATCATATAATAATCCAGAAATTGCAATAGAAAAGAAATAAGGGAGGTTTGTGATGATTTTTCAATCTTTTCTACTAGGTAATCTAGTATCCTTATGCATGAAGATAATCAATTCGGTCGTTGTGGTCGGACTCTATTATGGATTTCTGACCACATTCTCCATAGGGCCCTCCTATCTCTTCCTTCTCCGAGCTCTGGTTATGGAAGAAGGAACCGAGAAGAAGGTATCAGCAACAACTGGTTTTATTACGGGACAGCTCATGATGTTCATATCGATCTATTATGCGCCTCTGCATCTAGCATTGGGTAGACCTCATACAATAACTGTCCTAGCTCTACCATATCTTTTGTTTCATTTCTTCTGGAACAATCACAAACACTTTTTTGATTATGGATCTACTACCAGAAATTCAATGCGTAATCTCAGCATTCAATGTGTATTCCTGAATAATCTCATTTTTCAATTATTCAACCATTTCATTTTACCAAGTTCAATGTTAGCCAGATTAGTCAACATTTATCTCTTTCGATGCAACAACAAGATCTTATTTGTAACAAGTGGTTTTGTTGGTTGGTTAATTGGTCACATTTTATTCATGAAATGGCTTGGATTGGTATTAGTCTGGATACGGCAAAATCATTCTATTAGATCGAATAAGTACATTCGATCTAATAAGTACCTTGTATTAGAATTGAGAAATTCTATGGCTCGGATCTTTAGTATTCTCTTATTTATTACCTGTGTCTACTATTTAGGCAGAATACCCTCACCCATTCTTACTAAGAAACTGAAAGAAGCCTCAAAAACAGAAGAAAGGGTGGAAAGTGAGGAAGAAAGAGATGTAGAAATTGAAACTGCTTCCGAAATGAAGGGGACTAAACAGGAACAAGAGGGATCCACTGAAGAAGATCCTTATCCTTCTCCTTCCCTTTTTTCGGAAGAAGGGTGGGATCCGGACAAAATCGATGAAACGGAAGAAATCCGAGTGAATGGAAAGGACAAAATAAAGGATAAATTCCACTCTCACCTTACAGAGACAGGCTATAACAATATTAATACTAGTAATAGTCCAATTTATGATTATCAGGATTCTTATCTGAATAATAATAACACGGGGAATCTAGAAAATTGTAAATTGCAACTGCTTGATAAAAAAAATGAAAATCAAGAATTTTTGATTCAAAAAGTCTAAAAAAGTAAGTAATAAACTAATAAAAAGACGGAAACATAAGCTAAATACAAGAAAAGATAAGAAGAGATGCGTCCGCCCCCTATATATTTGATACCTTCTCCTACAATGAAACTAATAACCCCAACCCCGTTAGTCATCCCATCAATTACTCGTCGATCAACAAAATGAGTAAATTCAGCTAATCCTCTTATCCCACCAACAAAGAATCTTGTATAAAAAGCATCTATGTAAGCACGATTATATGACCAATCATATATGCCATTTAGAATTTTGTCCCACAGAATTCTCTTAGGACCCTTTTTAACAAAAGAGTTAATGAACTCCAAATTTTTTAAAGAAGAATAAATGGGTTTATATAAAAAGGATGCTATAAATATTCCGAAATAAGCTATACTGACTGAAACAACTGCATCCTTTAAAAATTCATTCCAATCCAGCGAATTATTCGACTTTGGATGCAAAAGATTTATAGATGGAGCTAACCATTTTGATAAGATATCCAAATTAACTCCTTCCTGGTTGAAAGGAATTCCTATAGCTCCAACAAACAAAGTAAAGAGCCCTAATACAAATATTGGGAATAGCATAGTATTGTCCGATTCATACGGATAGGAAGAAACCGCTTTATGCTTAAAATGAGCAATAGTCATAAAAGGTCGTGTCATCTTTCTTCCATTTTTAGCAATTGGATATTTAGTTTTTGACAAAAAATAAGTACTTTCATTATTATTCATTGTTAATAAACAAGAGTTTTTCTTAACTCCGTTTTTACCCCATAGAGATATTGAATAGAAGGGGATTTTTTGTTTCCCACCATAATTTTGAAAATGAGCGTTTAAATGCCCTTCAAAAGTAAGTAAATAGATCCGAAACATATAAAATGCGGTTAATCCCGCCGTGGCCCAAGCTATTATTGCGAAAATTGGCGAATACAACCAACTATCATTAAGAATTTCATCTTTGGACCAAAAACAAGCAAGAGGTGGAATACCACAAAGAGAAAGTGTACCTAATAAAAATGTGATTTTGGTAATTGGTACATGTTTTCTTAAACCTCCCATTAGACCCATATTCTGGCTTTTAGCTGGAGAATATCCAACAATAGTTTCCATTGAATGAATAATGGATCCGGATCCTAAAAATAATAATGCTTTGGAATAAGCATGAGTAATCAAATGAAATAAAGCGCTTCGATAAGACCCCATACCTAGAGCTAACATCATATAACCCAATTGAGACATTGTGGAATAGGCTAAACCTCTCTTAATGTCTTTTTGAGCAAGAGCTAAAGTAGCTCCTAATAATACTGTTATTATTCCTATAACCGAGATCAAATACATTATGTAAGGTATAACTCTAAAAAGAGGAAGAAGCCGAGCTACAAGAAAAATTCCCGCCGCTACCATAGTAGCAGCATGTATAAGAGCCGAAATAGGAGTAGGCCCCTCCATGGCATCAGGTAACCATACATGAAGGGGGAATTGGGCAGATTTAGCAACTGCACCGGCAAATAAGAGAACAGCGCATAACGTAACAAATAAAAAATTGAGCTCATTATTATAAATCAAGTTATTGAATATTTCGAATAAATCTCTAAATTCGAAACTCCCCGTTATCCAATAAAAACCTAAAATTCCTAATAATAAACCAAAATCCCCTACACGATTAGTTACAAACGCTTTTTGACAAGCATTTGCCGCAACAGGTCGTGTAAACCAAAATCCTATTAATAGATAGGAACACAGTCCAACCAATTCCCAAAAAATATAAATTTGTATCAAATTCGAACTAGTAACTAATCCCAACATGGAAGTACTGAAAAAACTCATATAAGCAAAAAATCTCAAATAGCCTTGATCATGAGCCATATAATTATCACTATAAATAAGAACCATAATTCCAACAGTAGTGATTAATATTGACATAATAGAAGTAAGTGGGTCGATCAAGTATCCGAAGTCTAAAGAAAAATCATTATTAATGATCCAAGACCATACATATTGATAAACAGAACTGCTATTTATTTGCTGAATCGACAGGTAGATTGAAAAAATCATGACTATGCTTAACAATAAAACACTCTGAAAAGCCCACATACGGCGAAACCTTTTTGTTGCCGTTGGAAAAAGAATAAGTCCCGCTCCTATTAACATAGGCACTGGAAGTGGAATGAAAGGTATGATCCACGCATATTCATATGTCTGTTCCATAAAAAAGTTTTGAATTCTTAATTAATTGTTTCCGATTCACCGGATCTTACCTCTTTTGAAAGGAGTCAATAAAAAGTAAAAATATGGACTAACTTAAACTAATTTAAAACTTAAATAGAATTTTTTATTCTTACTTATTCTGAGTCTTTGCTAAATACTTCAACTATTCAAATCACGAAGTTACGATTGGTCAAATGATATAAAAGGGATTAATTATTAGTCTACTTTGAAATAAGCCTATTTTTTATCCAAGTTTGCCAAGTGAATCGAACGGGGATTGAAGTTTTTCATTTCCTGAAGTAAAACGCGGTTCTTATCTTTAAACCTTTTGAGGTATTTTATTGCATGTAAATAAAATGTGGAACCATAAATATAAATCAACTATTTTTGGGATTCGTTATTTTATTTTGATATTAAGTTCAACAAATTTTCTTTCTTCATTTCTACAGAACAGCCGATTATCAAATTCTATAGGTATAGATTTGATGAATCAAAAAGAATGTGAAATAAAGATACCAGTCAATAGAGAACCTTTTCTTTTTTACGATTATGAATGTTTTAGGGAATAGAAAAACTTGAAAAAAAAAAAAAAAAAAATATTGGCCTTCTTTTTTTATTTCCAGTATTCTGCAACTTTCACATAGCTTTTGCCTATCTCGATAATGTTTTATTTGGGGAGGACACTATTAGCTCGAAAATAAATAGTAGTAAAAAGAATTCGTTTTGAACAATAGATGTCTTTCACATCCAGCTATAACAATCAGTAATTTTTTAATTTCTAAATGGCAGTTCCAAAAAAACGCACTTCGACCTCAAAAAAGCGTATTCGTAAAAATATTTGGAAA
The DNA window shown above is from Solanum lycopersicum chloroplast, complete genome and carries:
- the ndhF gene encoding NADH-plastoquinone oxidoreductase subunit 5, with protein sequence MEQTYEYAWIIPFIPLPVPMLIGAGLILFPTATKRFRRMWAFQSVLLLSIVMIFSIYLSIQQINSSSVYQYVWSWIINNDFSLDFGYLIDPLTSIMSILITTVGIMVLIYSDNYMAHDQGYLRFFAYMSFFSTSMLGLVTSSNLIQIYIFWELVGLCSYLLIGFWFTRPVAANACQKAFVTNRVGDFGLLLGILGFYWITGSFEFRDLFEIFNNLIYNNELNFLFVTLCAVLLFAGAVAKSAQFPLHVWLPDAMEGPTPISALIHAATMVAAGIFLVARLLPLFRVIPYIMYLISVIGIITVLLGATLALAQKDIKRGLAYSTMSQLGYMMLALGMGSYRSALFHLITHAYSKALLFLGSGSIIHSMETIVGYSPAKSQNMGLMGGLRKHVPITKITFLLGTLSLCGIPPLACFWSKDEILNDSWLYSPIFAIIAWATAGLTAFYMFRIYLLTFEGHLNAHFQNYGGKQKIPFYSISLWGKNGVKKNSCLLTMNNNESTYFLSKTKYPIAKNGRKMTRPFMTIAHFKHKAVSSYPYESDNTMLFPIFVLGLFTLFVGAIGIPFNQEGVNLDILSKWLAPSINLLHPKSNNSLDWNEFLKDAVVSVSIAYFGIFIASFLYKPIYSSLKNLEFINSFVKKGPKRILWDKILNGIYDWSYNRAYIDAFYTRFFVGGIRGLAEFTHFVDRRVIDGMTNGVGVISFIVGEGIKYIGGGRISSYLFLYLAYVSVFLLVYYLLF